A genomic window from Halomonas sp. LR3S48 includes:
- a CDS encoding Maf family protein has translation MTETSSTAVLCLASASPRRRELLDDIGVKVEVKPVDIDETPWPDESPEAYVLRLAREKALAGGRSSALPTLGSDTAVVCDDRILGKPADQAEAAAMLRLLSGRAHDVLTAVAVTGPAGLLDVCVATRVTMREIGEEEMAVYWATGEPADKAGGYAIQGLAAIFVERIEGSYSAVVGLPLFETAQLLARQGVPLWHAVGNAV, from the coding sequence ATGACCGAGACGTCGAGTACTGCCGTCCTTTGCCTGGCATCGGCCTCGCCGCGACGTCGCGAGCTGCTGGACGACATCGGTGTGAAGGTCGAGGTCAAGCCAGTGGATATCGACGAGACGCCGTGGCCCGATGAATCGCCGGAAGCCTATGTTCTGCGCCTGGCCCGCGAGAAGGCCTTGGCGGGAGGGCGCTCCTCGGCGCTGCCGACGCTGGGGTCGGATACCGCCGTGGTGTGCGATGACAGGATTCTCGGCAAGCCGGCCGACCAGGCCGAAGCCGCCGCCATGCTGCGCCTGCTGTCGGGGCGTGCCCACGATGTGCTCACTGCCGTGGCCGTGACGGGACCTGCCGGGTTGCTCGACGTGTGCGTGGCCACGCGTGTCACCATGCGTGAGATCGGTGAGGAGGAGATGGCGGTCTACTGGGCGACCGGCGAACCGGCCGATAAGGCGGGTGGCTACGCCATACAGGGGTTGGCGGCGATTTTCGTCGAACGCATCGAGGGCAGCTACTCGGCGGTGGTCGGGTTGCCACTGTTCGAGACGGCTCAACTGCTGGCGCGACAAGGGGTGCCGCTGTGGCACGCGGTCGGAAATGCTGTCTAG
- the yjgA gene encoding ribosome biogenesis factor YjgA encodes MPQDIPSFSDERPSKSQLKREMHALQALGEQIIAMSPAERSRFPLSEDMLAAVEETSRIRSHEGRRRHMQYVGKLMRREDLEAIQAVFDEIEQESRRRDLAFHRLEKWRDRLIEQDDSAIEAFIEEHPDVDRQALRQLIRNAKSERERGKPPANARKLFKLIRDTAGL; translated from the coding sequence ATGCCCCAGGATATTCCCTCTTTCTCCGATGAAAGACCCAGCAAGTCCCAGCTCAAGCGTGAGATGCATGCGCTGCAGGCGCTGGGTGAACAGATCATCGCCATGAGTCCCGCCGAGCGTTCACGCTTCCCGCTGTCCGAAGATATGCTCGCCGCCGTCGAGGAAACCTCCCGCATTCGCTCCCATGAAGGGCGCCGGCGCCACATGCAGTACGTCGGCAAGCTGATGCGGCGCGAGGACCTGGAAGCGATCCAGGCCGTATTCGACGAGATCGAGCAGGAGAGTCGTCGCCGCGACCTTGCCTTCCATCGCCTCGAGAAGTGGCGCGATCGCCTGATCGAACAGGACGACTCGGCCATCGAGGCCTTCATCGAGGAGCATCCCGACGTCGACCGCCAGGCACTGCGCCAGTTGATCCGCAACGCCAAGAGCGAGCGCGAACGCGGCAAGCCCCCGGCCAATGCGCGCAAGCTGTTCAAGCTGATACGCGATACGGCTGGCTTATAA
- a CDS encoding YhdP family protein — protein sequence MHPLRQVGRWTLTLLAVLLALVAILLLALRLALSQVDQLAPRVENLLEARSGAAVRLREFEASLESFDPVMEGGGLTIATREGDAGLPLLEVEHARLQLDTAASLRNGVPVVGDARLSGLTLHLYQDEQGGWDWPDPARIPPELLEGEFNLERLDFWIGMLLRQRAWVENVRLVLHGRQRRVEMLAPRLLLTGDERRAHLEGEVHLEGQEEATLEAVLEVFPGPSGLRDFSAALQAEMKLGTLIDLVEVFTPDDPLRLEDASGEVTLWGRWHRGALADARIDVDVPRLALRRDDEPIVLEPFKARGQWLRSDQGGEAWLQGDASTADWAEPHEFEREREPALPHFWHLRHDDEGWWLTTSRFELASLAAWRERILLPEGLVRTIDTLEPRGLVSGLGVGRRDGHWIAQAAVHQVEVEPWDEVPGGGPLDAWVEAQDLSGRVEFVGVGEPAFKVPQLYDAPMALSHASGEVRWTYEGPRTFVSGRQLKAGWQGAEVEGSFGLSLGGGVHGGLGLDLRFRDVDALERPLVDWLPGDALGEELHAWLAAGVAGRVPSGELKLHLPLRRGGSDIEPRLQLDLEVEEGRLLFDPQWPVIESLEGRLRAGIGTLEAEVRHAESLGVEGSSGRVVVEDEVLRVTGELATDGDALRRYLRAVPIEGMEQVDDWRGEGHASGRIDLATKLGEEEGFQLDLDTDVAMERLVYLPLGVPFQDVSGPLAWRQRDDEGGLVGRLEARLFGGPLNADIDTPAGYIELDGTAEVERILQRFDVAALGTGVSGRLPWRGRFTLSEANNSFRFDSSLQGVAIDLPPPLGKAAGEARPLWVQADIDQQRVEAELGGDARLRWRGLPWSDMGQGQFWLGQLPEAPAWPEQEGWSGTIYQSRLDLVEWGEALAPLLGGETTGAADASSPLRRLRVETACLAGPQDCLGVMSAEARPHTSGGWRVGLQGGLLEGVLDYRPSLADPLDISLDRLTLDALFPAQTEGAGNLLEELDTPPDPMPLPDWLTELPDGRLRIADILYKGRQIGPLTAHWEGGPQRLRVAPLGMTLGQVTARGEIVWEAAGAGDSLTRSRVDLDGRDLGTALERLGQPVSIRSNETRVRSQLAWPGAPWQFALARSRGSIEVELRDGRFANLESPTARLVGLLNVDNLVRRLRMDFSDVTGQGTAFDRVSGAATLYEGVLETNGPVTIDGPATSFTLDGTVDLVRRELDQRLGVTVPVSSSLPLAAVIAGAPVVGGALFIADRLFGRAIDKVTRIHYRVRGPWISPDITLETAE from the coding sequence ATGCATCCTCTTCGTCAAGTAGGACGCTGGACCCTCACCCTGCTGGCCGTGCTGCTGGCGCTGGTCGCCATACTGCTGCTGGCGTTGCGCCTGGCCTTGTCCCAAGTCGATCAGTTGGCGCCACGCGTCGAAAACCTGCTCGAGGCGCGCTCGGGGGCGGCGGTACGGCTGCGCGAGTTCGAGGCCAGCCTGGAGAGCTTCGACCCGGTAATGGAAGGTGGCGGCCTTACCATCGCTACCCGAGAGGGTGACGCCGGCTTGCCGTTGCTCGAGGTCGAGCATGCGCGCCTGCAGCTCGATACCGCAGCGAGCCTGCGCAACGGTGTGCCCGTGGTGGGGGATGCCCGACTGAGCGGCTTGACGCTGCATCTCTATCAGGACGAGCAGGGTGGCTGGGATTGGCCGGATCCTGCCAGGATTCCGCCCGAGTTACTGGAAGGCGAGTTCAATCTAGAGCGCCTCGATTTCTGGATCGGGATGCTTCTGCGTCAGCGGGCCTGGGTGGAGAACGTGCGGCTGGTGCTGCACGGTCGCCAGCGCCGGGTCGAAATGCTGGCACCGCGGCTGCTGCTCACCGGTGACGAGCGGCGTGCACACCTGGAGGGTGAAGTCCATCTGGAGGGGCAGGAAGAGGCCACGCTGGAGGCCGTGCTGGAGGTCTTCCCCGGTCCCAGCGGCCTACGCGACTTCAGCGCCGCCCTTCAGGCCGAAATGAAGCTCGGCACGTTGATCGACCTGGTCGAGGTCTTCACCCCCGATGACCCCCTGCGTCTGGAGGATGCCAGCGGCGAAGTCACTCTCTGGGGGCGTTGGCATCGTGGCGCACTGGCCGATGCACGAATCGATGTCGACGTGCCCCGGCTGGCGCTGCGTCGCGATGACGAGCCGATCGTACTGGAGCCGTTCAAGGCGCGTGGCCAGTGGCTGCGTAGCGACCAAGGCGGGGAGGCGTGGCTTCAGGGCGATGCCTCTACAGCGGACTGGGCGGAGCCGCATGAGTTCGAGCGTGAGCGGGAACCGGCACTGCCGCATTTCTGGCACCTGCGTCACGATGACGAGGGTTGGTGGCTGACCACCAGCCGTTTCGAGCTGGCTTCGCTAGCGGCCTGGCGCGAGAGAATCCTGTTGCCAGAAGGGCTGGTACGCACCATCGATACCCTGGAGCCTCGTGGCCTGGTTTCCGGGCTCGGGGTCGGGCGGCGCGATGGGCATTGGATTGCCCAGGCCGCCGTGCACCAGGTCGAAGTGGAGCCCTGGGACGAGGTGCCGGGAGGCGGTCCGCTCGATGCCTGGGTCGAGGCGCAGGACCTTTCCGGGCGCGTCGAGTTCGTTGGCGTAGGCGAGCCGGCTTTCAAGGTACCGCAGCTCTATGATGCGCCAATGGCGCTCTCTCATGCCAGTGGCGAGGTGCGCTGGACCTATGAGGGGCCGCGCACCTTCGTCAGCGGCCGCCAGCTCAAGGCGGGCTGGCAAGGTGCCGAGGTGGAGGGAAGCTTCGGGCTGTCGCTTGGCGGCGGCGTGCATGGTGGTCTGGGGCTAGACCTGCGCTTTCGCGACGTCGATGCCCTGGAGCGCCCCTTGGTGGACTGGCTGCCCGGCGATGCGCTGGGAGAGGAGCTCCACGCCTGGCTGGCCGCGGGGGTGGCCGGACGAGTGCCGTCTGGCGAACTCAAGCTGCACCTGCCGCTGCGGCGCGGAGGCAGTGATATCGAGCCGCGCCTGCAGCTCGACCTGGAGGTCGAGGAGGGGCGGCTGCTCTTCGATCCACAGTGGCCGGTAATCGAGTCGCTGGAGGGACGGCTCAGGGCGGGCATCGGTACCCTGGAGGCTGAGGTGCGTCATGCCGAAAGTCTCGGTGTCGAGGGCAGCAGTGGGCGGGTCGTCGTCGAAGATGAGGTGTTGCGGGTGACGGGCGAACTGGCGACCGACGGTGATGCCCTGCGTCGCTACCTTCGTGCCGTGCCCATCGAAGGAATGGAGCAGGTCGACGACTGGCGCGGCGAGGGGCACGCCAGCGGCCGGATCGATCTGGCCACGAAGCTCGGAGAAGAGGAGGGCTTTCAGCTCGATCTCGACACCGACGTGGCCATGGAACGGCTCGTCTACCTCCCGCTGGGAGTGCCGTTTCAAGATGTCAGTGGCCCACTTGCGTGGCGTCAGCGCGACGATGAAGGCGGGCTCGTGGGTCGGTTGGAGGCACGCCTGTTCGGTGGGCCGCTCAATGCCGACATCGATACTCCGGCGGGTTACATCGAGCTCGATGGCACTGCCGAGGTGGAAAGAATACTGCAGCGGTTCGATGTCGCTGCCCTTGGCACCGGGGTGTCGGGTCGCCTGCCCTGGCGGGGGCGTTTCACGCTCAGCGAAGCGAACAACAGCTTCCGCTTCGACAGCAGCCTGCAGGGCGTGGCCATCGATCTGCCGCCGCCGCTGGGCAAGGCAGCCGGTGAGGCGCGACCGCTGTGGGTTCAGGCCGATATCGACCAGCAGCGGGTCGAGGCCGAACTGGGAGGCGACGCTCGCCTGCGCTGGCGAGGCCTGCCGTGGTCGGACATGGGGCAAGGGCAGTTCTGGCTGGGGCAGCTGCCGGAGGCCCCCGCCTGGCCCGAACAGGAAGGCTGGTCGGGTACGATCTACCAGTCCCGTCTCGACCTGGTGGAGTGGGGCGAGGCGTTGGCGCCGCTGTTGGGGGGCGAGACGACGGGGGCAGCCGACGCTTCTTCGCCGCTTCGGCGTCTACGGGTAGAGACCGCCTGTCTCGCTGGCCCGCAGGATTGCCTGGGCGTCATGTCTGCCGAGGCGCGGCCGCACACCAGCGGCGGTTGGCGCGTCGGACTGCAGGGCGGGCTGCTGGAAGGGGTGCTCGATTATCGGCCGTCCCTCGCCGATCCGCTGGACATCTCGCTCGACCGCCTGACCCTTGATGCCTTGTTTCCGGCCCAGACGGAAGGTGCCGGCAATCTGCTCGAAGAACTCGACACGCCACCCGATCCGATGCCACTGCCGGATTGGCTCACCGAATTACCCGATGGCCGCCTACGAATCGCCGACATACTCTACAAGGGGCGCCAGATCGGCCCGCTGACCGCGCATTGGGAGGGGGGGCCGCAACGATTGCGGGTGGCACCGCTGGGGATGACCTTGGGCCAGGTCACGGCGCGAGGAGAGATCGTATGGGAGGCGGCCGGCGCCGGTGACAGCCTGACCCGTTCACGGGTCGATCTCGATGGCCGCGACCTGGGCACTGCGCTGGAACGGCTCGGCCAGCCGGTCTCGATTCGCAGCAACGAGACCCGTGTGCGCAGCCAACTGGCCTGGCCGGGGGCGCCCTGGCAATTTGCCCTGGCGCGCTCGCGCGGGAGCATCGAGGTCGAACTGCGCGATGGTCGTTTCGCCAATCTCGAGTCACCTACGGCGCGGCTGGTGGGCCTGCTCAACGTGGACAATCTGGTCCGCCGCCTACGCATGGACTTCTCCGACGTGACAGGCCAGGGCACGGCTTTCGATCGTGTGAGTGGGGCTGCTACCCTGTACGAGGGCGTCCTCGAGACCAATGGCCCGGTAACGATAGACGGTCCGGCCACCTCTTTCACACTGGACGGCACCGTCGACCTCGTCCGGCGGGAACTGGATCAGCGCTTGGGCGTCACGGTGCCCGTCAGCAGCAGCCTGCCGCTGGCCGCTGTGATCGCCGGTGCGCCGGTGGTGGGCGGTGCGCTGTTCATCGCCGACCGACTCTTCGGCAGAGCCATCGACAAGGTCACTCGAATTCATTATCGCGTGCGGGGTCCCTGGATCTCGCCGGACATCACACTGGAAACCGCCGAATGA
- a CDS encoding HPr family phosphocarrier protein, with amino-acid sequence MPCRKLTLTNKRGLHARAATKLVQCCQPFRARVFVNRGQQQADASNIMALLMLGAPCGTELEVRAEGDDAEAALEAIEALFDARFEEDN; translated from the coding sequence GTGCCCTGCCGCAAGCTGACCCTGACCAACAAGCGTGGCCTCCACGCCCGTGCTGCCACCAAGCTGGTGCAGTGCTGCCAGCCCTTTCGCGCCCGCGTATTCGTCAACCGTGGCCAGCAGCAGGCCGATGCCAGCAACATCATGGCACTGCTGATGCTGGGCGCCCCCTGCGGTACCGAACTCGAGGTCCGTGCCGAAGGAGATGATGCCGAAGCGGCACTGGAAGCCATCGAGGCGTTATTCGATGCCCGCTTCGAAGAGGATAATTAG
- the rapZ gene encoding RNase adapter RapZ — translation MQLVIISGRSGSGKSIALQALEDIGFYAIDNLPAMLLGPLVDELRSSPTIQTSIAVSIDARNLPHALERFPRLLEELRTKQVDCQIIYLTTDARILLERYSATRRRHPLTRGRDMTLGEAIESEDVTLSDIRNLADLIIDTSRLSVHDLRGRITEQVASHRADQLTLTVESFGFKGGVPLDADIVFDARCLPNPYWDPRLRSATGREPSIVEFLEQYPLVQQMLDDIVAWVERWLPAYRDTHRSYLTVAIGCTGGQHRSVYLAERLARHLAQHQPDVRLRHRELGIHTPVIAAQDTTVETSERKET, via the coding sequence ATGCAGCTTGTGATCATCAGCGGCCGTTCCGGTTCCGGCAAGTCGATCGCACTGCAAGCGCTCGAAGATATCGGCTTTTACGCCATCGACAACCTGCCGGCGATGCTGCTTGGCCCCCTGGTGGATGAGCTGCGCAGCTCCCCCACGATCCAGACATCCATCGCCGTCAGCATCGATGCGCGCAACCTGCCCCATGCCCTGGAGCGCTTCCCGCGCCTGCTGGAAGAGCTGCGCACCAAGCAGGTCGATTGCCAGATCATCTACCTGACCACCGATGCGCGCATCCTGCTGGAACGCTACTCCGCGACCCGGCGTCGACACCCCTTGACCCGCGGCCGGGACATGACCCTGGGCGAGGCCATCGAGTCGGAAGACGTGACGCTGAGCGACATTCGCAACCTGGCGGACCTGATCATCGACACCTCGCGGCTGTCGGTGCATGACCTGCGAGGACGCATCACCGAGCAGGTGGCCAGCCATCGCGCCGATCAGTTGACCCTGACCGTGGAGTCGTTTGGCTTCAAGGGCGGCGTGCCGCTGGATGCCGATATCGTTTTCGATGCACGCTGCCTGCCCAACCCTTACTGGGACCCGCGCCTGCGCTCCGCCACCGGCAGGGAGCCCAGCATCGTGGAGTTCCTGGAACAGTACCCCCTGGTCCAGCAGATGCTCGACGACATCGTTGCCTGGGTCGAACGCTGGCTACCGGCCTATCGCGACACACACCGCAGTTACTTGACCGTCGCCATCGGCTGTACCGGCGGCCAGCACCGCTCGGTGTACCTGGCCGAGCGCCTCGCCAGACATCTGGCCCAGCACCAGCCCGACGTGCGCCTGCGCCATCGGGAACTCGGCATCCACACACCGGTCATCGCCGCCCAGGACACGACCGTAGAGACGTCCGAACGCAAGGAAACCTGA
- the tldD gene encoding metalloprotease TldD: MTTSSPLLLDTAAEILLHPGGLGLGALDAGLGHVLTPGVDYADLYFQRSWHESWVLEDGEVKEAGYNIDGGVGVRAMAGEKTGFAYSNQITVDALAETGRTASGIVRSGATLPVGSRVVSQAAPRYASIDPLSGISAEEKIALLKQADRVARAADPAVSQVSASLTGVHEVVLVRASDGTLAADIRPLVRFNVSVIAVKNGRRERGSAGGGGRYAMSRLRDDNVAERFAKEAVRQALVNLEAVDAPAGQMPVVLGPGWPGILLHEAVGHGLEGDFNRKGSSAFAGRMGQRVAAPGVTVVDDATLADRRGSMSVDDEGTPGQYTPLIEDGILTGYMQDKLNARLMGMQPTGNARRESFAHMPMPRMTNTYMLAGQDDPADILASVKRGIYAVSFGGGQVDITSGKFVFSASEAYLIENGKITAPVKGATLIGNGPEAMGRVSMIGHDLELDTGIGVCGKEGQGVPVGVGQPTLKLDELTVGGTAS, translated from the coding sequence ATGACGACATCTTCACCTCTTTTGCTTGACACCGCCGCCGAGATCCTGCTGCACCCCGGCGGGTTGGGTCTCGGCGCGCTCGATGCCGGCCTCGGTCATGTGCTCACGCCCGGCGTCGATTATGCCGATCTCTATTTCCAGAGGAGCTGGCACGAGAGCTGGGTCCTCGAGGATGGCGAGGTCAAGGAGGCTGGCTATAACATCGACGGTGGTGTCGGCGTGCGTGCCATGGCAGGAGAGAAGACCGGCTTCGCCTATTCCAACCAGATCACCGTAGATGCCTTGGCCGAGACGGGACGTACGGCTTCCGGCATCGTGCGTAGCGGTGCCACCCTGCCGGTCGGCTCACGGGTCGTGAGCCAGGCTGCGCCGCGCTATGCCTCGATCGATCCCTTGTCGGGCATTTCGGCCGAGGAGAAGATCGCCCTGCTCAAGCAGGCCGACCGCGTGGCCCGGGCTGCCGATCCGGCGGTCAGTCAGGTCAGCGCGTCCCTGACCGGCGTGCACGAAGTCGTCCTGGTGCGCGCCAGCGACGGCACGCTGGCGGCCGACATCCGGCCGCTGGTGCGTTTCAACGTCAGCGTCATTGCCGTGAAGAACGGTCGGCGTGAGCGCGGCAGCGCCGGCGGTGGTGGCCGCTATGCCATGTCACGGCTACGCGACGACAACGTCGCCGAGCGTTTCGCCAAGGAAGCCGTGCGCCAGGCGCTGGTCAATCTCGAGGCGGTCGATGCCCCGGCCGGCCAGATGCCGGTGGTGCTCGGTCCCGGCTGGCCCGGCATCCTCCTGCACGAGGCCGTGGGCCATGGCCTTGAAGGCGACTTCAACCGCAAGGGCAGTTCGGCCTTCGCCGGGCGCATGGGGCAGCGGGTGGCGGCCCCCGGCGTCACTGTGGTGGACGATGCCACCCTGGCTGATCGTCGCGGCTCCATGAGCGTGGACGACGAAGGCACACCGGGGCAGTACACGCCGCTGATCGAGGACGGCATCCTCACCGGCTACATGCAGGACAAGCTCAATGCCCGGCTGATGGGCATGCAGCCCACCGGCAATGCCCGACGCGAGTCATTCGCGCACATGCCGATGCCGCGCATGACCAACACCTACATGCTGGCCGGCCAGGACGATCCCGCAGACATTCTCGCCAGCGTCAAGCGAGGCATCTACGCGGTCAGCTTCGGTGGCGGCCAGGTGGACATCACCTCGGGCAAGTTCGTGTTCTCGGCAAGCGAGGCTTACCTGATCGAGAACGGCAAGATCACCGCGCCGGTCAAGGGCGCAACCTTGATCGGCAACGGTCCTGAGGCGATGGGCCGGGTGTCGATGATCGGTCACGACCTGGAGCTCGATACCGGCATCGGCGTATGCGGCAAGGAGGGGCAGGGCGTACCGGTGGGCGTGGGCCAGCCGACGCTCAAGCTGGATGAGCTCACCGTCGGCGGCACTGCTTCATAA
- the rng gene encoding ribonuclease G, giving the protein MSGEVLINLTPMETRVAVVENGVLQEALIERTRRRGIVGNIYKGRVVRVLPGMQAAFVDIGLDRAAFIHAHEVMPPGTPPDEQASIGQLLHEGQALVVQVTKDPIASKGARLTTHLSVPSRYLVYMPDSPHHGVSQRIEDERERERLRELLELCQSEQEIEITGGFIVRTAAENVGKDELFADMHFLLRLWRKVGERKVTAPAPSVIYDDLPLFIRTLRDLMRDEIEKVRIDSRENYLKLLEFAEEFMPDSSARIEYYPGERPIFDLYSVEDEIQKALGRKVQLKSGGYLVIDPTEAMTTIDVNTGGYVGHRNLEETIFKTNLEAANAIARQLRLRNLGGIIIIDFIDMEDTEHQRQVLRVLEKALERDHAKTKCTGVTELGLVQLTRKRTRESLEQTLCESCPTCGGRGTLKTAETVCYEIFREILREERAYNAETYMVLASQSVVDRLLDEESAAVADLEMFIGKTIRFQVEGHYSQEQYDIVLM; this is encoded by the coding sequence ATGAGCGGCGAAGTACTGATCAACCTGACGCCGATGGAAACCCGGGTGGCGGTGGTGGAGAACGGCGTGCTGCAGGAGGCGCTGATCGAGCGTACGCGCCGCCGCGGTATCGTGGGCAATATCTACAAGGGGCGCGTGGTGCGGGTACTCCCCGGCATGCAGGCGGCCTTCGTCGACATCGGCCTCGATCGTGCAGCCTTCATCCACGCCCACGAAGTCATGCCGCCGGGCACCCCGCCCGACGAGCAGGCGTCGATCGGGCAGCTGCTCCACGAGGGCCAGGCCCTGGTCGTCCAGGTCACCAAGGACCCCATCGCCTCCAAGGGCGCGCGTTTGACCACGCACCTGTCGGTGCCTTCGCGCTATCTGGTCTACATGCCCGACTCCCCCCATCATGGCGTTTCCCAGCGCATCGAGGACGAGCGCGAACGCGAGCGTCTGCGCGAGCTGCTCGAACTCTGCCAGAGCGAGCAGGAGATCGAGATCACCGGTGGTTTCATCGTGCGCACGGCGGCGGAGAACGTGGGCAAGGACGAACTCTTCGCCGACATGCACTTTCTTCTGCGGCTATGGCGCAAGGTCGGCGAGCGCAAGGTAACCGCCCCGGCACCCAGCGTGATCTACGACGACCTGCCGTTGTTCATTCGTACCCTGCGCGACCTGATGCGCGACGAGATCGAAAAGGTGCGTATCGACTCGCGGGAGAACTACCTCAAATTGCTGGAGTTCGCCGAGGAGTTCATGCCGGATTCCTCGGCGCGCATCGAGTACTACCCCGGGGAGCGACCGATCTTCGATCTCTACAGCGTCGAGGACGAGATCCAGAAGGCCCTGGGGCGCAAGGTACAGCTCAAATCCGGCGGCTACCTGGTGATCGACCCCACCGAGGCGATGACCACCATCGACGTCAATACCGGCGGCTACGTCGGCCATCGCAACCTCGAGGAAACCATCTTCAAGACCAACCTCGAGGCGGCCAACGCCATCGCTCGCCAGCTGCGCCTGCGCAACCTGGGCGGCATCATCATCATCGACTTCATCGATATGGAGGACACGGAGCATCAGCGTCAGGTGCTGCGTGTGCTCGAGAAGGCGCTGGAGCGCGACCACGCCAAGACCAAGTGTACCGGGGTCACCGAGCTGGGGCTGGTGCAGTTGACCCGCAAGCGGACCCGCGAAAGCCTCGAGCAGACCCTGTGCGAATCGTGTCCCACCTGCGGCGGCCGCGGCACCCTGAAGACCGCCGAGACGGTGTGCTACGAGATCTTTCGTGAAATTCTGCGCGAAGAGCGCGCCTACAACGCCGAGACCTACATGGTGCTGGCCTCTCAGTCGGTGGTGGATCGGTTGCTCGACGAGGAGTCCGCGGCGGTCGCCGACCTGGAGATGTTCATCGGCAAGACCATTCGCTTCCAGGTCGAGGGCCATTATTCCCAGGAGCAGTACGACATCGTGCTGATGTGA
- the pmbA gene encoding metalloprotease PmbA, whose protein sequence is MSKAFDAAAQQALLESRTEQALALAKHLGADACEVGASVDQGIGISVREGEVESVELSRDQGIAVTVYLRGHKGSASSTDASDASIREVVEKAMAIALYTGEDPAAGLADPELMATDLPDLDVHHPWPLSTEQAIELALSCEAAGRGEPGIRQSEGASLSSGEGVRIYANSHGFLGSQRGSRHSLSCMLIAEDENGMQRDYDYTSARNPQDLLAADVVGKRAAERTLQRLGARRPATGRLPVLFDATVASGLVGHLMSAIAGGSLYRQASFLCDRLGEPLFPDWFTLGERPMERGAMASSAFDNDGVQTRDNVFIEQGRLASYMLSAYSARRLGMQSTGNAGGARNLRITAPLASREELLERMGRGVLVTELMGQGVNGVTGDYSRGAAGFWVENGEIQYPVEEFTIAGNLEAMFKGLLAVGDDLDTRGSIHTGSWLVDEMTVAGG, encoded by the coding sequence ATGAGCAAGGCTTTCGATGCCGCTGCCCAGCAGGCGCTGCTGGAGTCGCGTACCGAGCAGGCGTTGGCCCTGGCGAAGCACCTGGGGGCCGACGCCTGCGAGGTGGGGGCCAGCGTCGATCAGGGGATCGGTATCAGCGTGCGCGAAGGCGAGGTGGAGTCCGTCGAGCTTTCCCGCGATCAGGGAATCGCCGTGACGGTCTACCTGCGAGGTCACAAGGGCAGTGCTTCCTCGACCGATGCCAGCGATGCCTCGATCCGCGAGGTCGTGGAGAAGGCCATGGCCATTGCGCTCTATACCGGCGAAGACCCTGCTGCTGGGCTGGCCGACCCCGAACTGATGGCCACCGATCTGCCCGATCTCGACGTGCATCATCCTTGGCCGCTCTCCACCGAGCAGGCCATTGAGCTGGCGCTGTCCTGCGAAGCGGCTGGGCGCGGCGAGCCCGGCATCCGTCAGTCGGAAGGGGCCTCGCTCTCCAGCGGCGAAGGGGTGCGGATCTATGCCAACAGCCACGGCTTTCTGGGCAGCCAGCGTGGCAGTCGCCACTCGCTCTCCTGCATGTTGATTGCCGAGGACGAGAACGGCATGCAGCGCGACTACGACTACACCAGCGCTCGCAATCCGCAGGACCTGCTGGCGGCGGATGTGGTGGGCAAGAGAGCCGCCGAGCGCACCCTGCAGCGCCTGGGGGCTCGACGCCCGGCCACGGGGCGCCTGCCGGTGCTGTTCGATGCCACCGTCGCCAGCGGGCTCGTCGGCCATTTGATGAGTGCCATCGCCGGCGGCTCGCTCTATCGCCAGGCTTCTTTCCTGTGCGACCGCCTGGGCGAGCCGCTGTTTCCCGACTGGTTCACTCTCGGCGAGCGTCCTATGGAGCGCGGTGCCATGGCCAGTTCGGCCTTCGACAACGATGGCGTGCAGACGCGCGACAACGTATTCATCGAGCAGGGCCGTCTTGCCAGCTACATGCTGTCGGCCTACAGCGCGCGGCGCCTCGGCATGCAGAGCACCGGCAACGCCGGCGGCGCACGCAATCTGCGCATCACGGCGCCGCTCGCCTCACGCGAAGAACTGCTCGAGCGCATGGGGCGTGGCGTGTTGGTCACCGAGCTCATGGGCCAGGGTGTGAATGGCGTGACCGGCGACTATTCTCGCGGTGCGGCGGGCTTCTGGGTGGAGAACGGGGAAATCCAGTACCCGGTGGAGGAGTTCACCATCGCCGGCAACCTCGAGGCGATGTTCAAGGGGCTATTGGCCGTCGGCGACGACCTCGACACCCGTGGCAGCATCCACACCGGCAGTTGGCTTGTCGACGAGATGACAGTGGCCGGCGGCTAA